The proteins below are encoded in one region of Epinephelus lanceolatus isolate andai-2023 chromosome 7, ASM4190304v1, whole genome shotgun sequence:
- the g3bp1 gene encoding ras GTPase-activating protein-binding protein 1: MVMEKPSAQLVGREFVRQYYTLLNQAPDYLHRFYGKNSSYVHGGLDNNGKPVEAVYGQSEIHKRVMALSFRDCHTKIRHVDAHATLNEGVVVQVMGELSNNMQPMRKFMQTFVLAPEGTVANKFYVHNDVFRYQDEVFGDSDSEPPEESEDEVEEIEERVPSPDVAPEESAPFYDPSACSEPAVPGDEEEAAAASPEPEPEVEKEAEAAVVELKPETMLETQTDSNTSDDQTDKSPAAAPPTAELAAVPAEPTPAAPEENRPFSWASVTSKNLPPSGAVPVSGISPHVVKAAPTAPPRAEVKSESQTATQRPQRDQRPREQRPGGPPPVHRGPRPVREGEQGESEGRRVVRYPDAQQLFVGNVPHDVDKTELKEFFEQYGTVLELRINSGGKLPNFGFVVFDDSEPVQKILSNRPIKFRGDVRLNVEEKKTRSAREGDRRDVRPRGPGGPGGPRERIGGGGGPRGPPTRGGMAQKPSFGSGRGAGPSEGRYSAQRQ; the protein is encoded by the exons ATGGTGATGGAGAAGCCAAGTGCCCAGCTGGTCGGGCGAGAGTTTGTCCGACAGTATTACACTCTCCTGAACCAGGCCCCCGACTACCTGCACAG GTTTTATGGAAAGAACTCGTCCTACGTGCACGGCGGCCTGGACAACAACGGCAAACCGGTGGAGGCTGTTTATGGACAGTCT GAGATCCATAAGAGGGTGATGGCTCTGAGTTTCCGCGACTGTCACACCAAGATCAGGCACGTGGACGCCCACGCCACCCTGAACGAGGGCGTGGTGGTGCAGGTGATGGGCGAGCTGTCCAACAACATGCAGCCCATGAGGAAGTTCATGCAGACCTTCGTGCTGGCGCCTGAG GGCACCGTCGCAAACAAATTCTACGTCCACAACGACGTGTTCCGTTACCAAGATGAGGTGTTTGGCGACTCTGACTCAGAGCCTCCAGAAG agtCGGAGGATGAGGTGGAGGAGATCGAGGAGAGGGTCCCTTCTCCTGACGTCGCTCCGGAGGAGTCTGCTCCCTTCTACGACCCGTCAGCCTG TTCAGAGCCGGCGGTTCctggtgatgaggaggaggcggCAGCAGCGAGTCCAGAACCAGAGCCAGAGGTGGAGAAGGAGGCCGAGGCAGCGGTGGTGGAGCTGAAGCCAGAGACGATGctggagacacaaacagactcaAACACATCCGACGACCAGACAGACAAAAGCCCTGCCGCCGCCCCGCCCACCGCAGAACTTGCCGCCGTGCCCGCCGAACCCACCCCCGCCGCTCCAGAAGAAAACAGG CCGTTCTCCTGGGCGTCGGTCACCAGTAAGAACCTCCCTCCCAGCGGGGCTGTCCCCGTCTCAGGAATCTCCCCACACGTTGTCAAAGCTGCTCCCACAGCACCG CCCAGAGCCGAGGTGAAGTCAGAGTCCCAGACAGCCACACAGAGACCACAGAGAGACCAGAGGCCGCGGGAACAGAGGCCTGGAGGTCCTCCGCCCGTGCACAGAGGACCCAGACCAG TGCGTGAAGGGGAGCAGGGCGAGTCGGAGGGTCGCAGGGTGGTCAGGTACCCCGACGCCCAGCAGCTCTTTGTGGGAAACGTCCCTCACGACGTGGACAAGACTGAACTGAAGGAGTTCTTTGAAC AGTATGGTACAGTCCTGGAGCTGAGGATCAACAGCGGAGGGAAGCTACCAAACTTTGGTTTCGTGGTGTTTGACGACTCTGAGCCTGTTCAGAAGATCCTCAGCAACAGG CCCATCAAGTTCAGAGGTGACGTCCGCCTGAAtgtggaggagaagaagacCCGGTCGGCCAGGGAGGGCGACAGGCGGGACGTGAGGCCTCGTGGTCCAGGAGGTCCCGGCGGTCCCAGAGAGCGAATAGGAGGCGGCGGAGGACCCCGAGGACCCCCCACCCGCGGAGGCATGGCACAGAAACCCAGCTTCGGCTCTGGACGGGGCGCCGGGCCCAGCGAGGGCCGCTACTCTGCCCAGCGCCAGTGA